One genomic window of Kaistia geumhonensis includes the following:
- the fcl gene encoding GDP-L-fucose synthase yields MTEFSLADRRVYVAGHRGMVGSAIVRRLENDGVEVVTATREQADLRDPAAVKAFLADTKPDVVVVAAAKVGGILANDTYPADFLYENLMIEANLVDGSFKSGVEKLLFLGSSCIYPKVSPQPIPEDALLTGPLESTNEWYAIAKIAGIKLCQAYRKQHGVDYISAMPSNLFGPNDYFDPQKSHVIPALLRRFHEAEGRGDASVTCWGTGTPRREFLYVDDLADACVFLLKSYSGYEHVNVGTGDDITIRELAESVKKVTGFKGEILWDTSKPDGTMLKRMDVSRINALGWKATTPFETGLEKAYRWFLENPIRT; encoded by the coding sequence ATGACCGAGTTTTCGCTCGCCGATCGTCGTGTTTATGTCGCAGGCCATCGCGGCATGGTCGGGTCGGCGATCGTCCGCAGGCTCGAGAATGACGGCGTTGAGGTCGTAACGGCGACGCGCGAGCAGGCGGATCTGCGCGATCCCGCTGCGGTGAAGGCGTTTCTGGCGGACACGAAGCCCGATGTCGTCGTCGTGGCTGCGGCCAAGGTCGGCGGCATCCTCGCCAACGACACCTATCCGGCTGACTTCCTTTACGAGAACCTGATGATCGAGGCGAACCTCGTCGATGGTTCCTTCAAGTCGGGCGTCGAGAAGCTGCTCTTCCTCGGCTCATCCTGCATCTATCCGAAGGTCTCGCCGCAGCCCATCCCTGAAGACGCGCTGTTGACGGGGCCTCTCGAAAGCACGAACGAGTGGTATGCCATCGCCAAGATTGCCGGCATCAAGCTCTGCCAAGCCTATCGCAAGCAGCATGGCGTCGACTACATCTCTGCGATGCCGTCAAATCTCTTTGGACCGAACGACTATTTCGATCCGCAGAAGAGCCACGTGATTCCGGCGCTGCTGCGCCGCTTCCACGAGGCCGAGGGGCGCGGCGATGCCTCGGTCACCTGCTGGGGCACCGGCACGCCGCGGCGCGAGTTCCTCTATGTCGACGATCTCGCCGACGCCTGTGTCTTCCTGCTGAAATCCTATTCCGGATACGAGCACGTCAATGTCGGCACGGGTGACGACATCACGATCCGCGAGCTGGCGGAGTCCGTGAAGAAGGTCACCGGCTTCAAGGGCGAGATCCTGTGGGATACTTCCAAGCCTGACGGGACCATGCTCAAGCGCATGGATGTCTCGCGCATCAACGCGCTCGGCTGGAAGGCGACCACGCCGTTCGAGACAGGGCTGGAGAAGGCGTATCGCTGGTTCCTGGAGAACCCGATCCGCACCTGA
- a CDS encoding NAD-dependent epimerase/dehydratase family protein, with the protein MNVLITGTAGFIGFHVARRMLAEGHRVVGFDAFTPYYDPTLKRARNQILEQSPLFTSVEAQLENRDELARTFDVAEPEIVIHLAAQAGVRYALEDPEAYVSSNVVGSHNLLELARAARPRHLMLASTSSVYGGNEKQPFREIDPADHPLSLYAATKKSMEAMSHSYAHLFDLPTTCFRFFTVYGPWGRPDMALFKFVAAGLAGEPIQLFGNGQMQRDFTYVEDLVTAITALSEKPPVKGKRLGPHDSLSPVAPWRTVNIGGGNPVQLLEFVRVIAETLGVEIDMEPMAMQPGDMRSTHADASLLAGLIGPMQFTPIANGVRAFVDWYRSFYGSVD; encoded by the coding sequence ATGAACGTTTTGATCACTGGGACGGCGGGTTTCATCGGGTTCCACGTCGCGCGTCGGATGCTGGCCGAGGGTCATCGGGTCGTCGGTTTCGACGCCTTCACGCCCTACTACGACCCGACATTGAAGCGCGCCCGCAACCAGATCCTGGAGCAGTCGCCGCTCTTCACGTCCGTGGAGGCGCAGCTCGAGAATCGGGACGAACTAGCGAGGACGTTCGACGTCGCCGAGCCCGAGATCGTGATCCACCTCGCGGCGCAGGCCGGAGTGCGTTACGCGCTCGAGGATCCCGAAGCCTATGTGAGCTCCAACGTGGTCGGCTCGCACAATCTGCTCGAACTGGCCCGCGCCGCGCGGCCCCGTCACCTGATGCTGGCCTCGACCTCGTCGGTCTATGGCGGGAACGAGAAGCAGCCCTTCCGCGAGATCGACCCGGCCGATCACCCGCTTTCGCTCTACGCCGCGACGAAGAAGTCGATGGAGGCGATGTCGCATTCCTACGCGCATCTCTTCGATCTGCCGACCACATGCTTCCGCTTCTTCACGGTGTATGGACCATGGGGACGACCGGACATGGCGCTGTTCAAGTTCGTTGCCGCCGGCCTCGCCGGCGAACCGATCCAGCTCTTCGGCAATGGGCAGATGCAGCGCGACTTCACCTATGTCGAGGATCTGGTCACAGCCATCACGGCGCTTTCGGAAAAGCCTCCCGTGAAAGGTAAGCGGCTCGGCCCCCACGACTCGCTGTCGCCCGTCGCTCCATGGCGCACGGTCAATATCGGCGGCGGGAACCCGGTTCAGCTCCTCGAATTCGTGCGTGTCATCGCGGAGACGCTGGGGGTCGAAATCGACATGGAACCGATGGCAATGCAGCCCGGCGACATGCGCTCGACGCATGCGGACGCATCGCTGCTGGCCGGCCTGATCGGACCGATGCAGTTCACGCCGATCGCCAATGGCGTCCGGGCATTCGTGGACTGGTACCGGTCATTCTACGGAAGCGTAGATTGA